The proteins below come from a single Deinococcota bacterium genomic window:
- a CDS encoding TRAP transporter small permease subunit encodes MLTKIYRGFLLGLELLIEHAATLLFILFFIAVLLQVFYRYVLSQPLTWSEEAARYLNIWAVLLAAALAVKRSEHLRVDLIDLWLARWPLRLRLGFHVLATLLSALVVVTLLRGSYQMVLDRWSVMLTMIPLPQGVLYLALLVSSALMLLFFAHQLAGQLLSLARGGRAP; translated from the coding sequence ATGCTGACGAAAATCTACCGGGGCTTTCTCCTGGGCCTGGAGTTGCTGATCGAGCACGCGGCAACGCTGCTCTTCATCCTCTTTTTCATCGCGGTGCTCCTGCAGGTGTTCTACCGCTACGTCCTCAGCCAGCCGCTGACCTGGAGCGAGGAGGCCGCCAGGTACTTAAACATCTGGGCGGTCCTCTTGGCCGCCGCGCTGGCCGTGAAGCGGAGTGAGCACCTGCGGGTGGACCTTATCGACTTGTGGTTGGCCCGCTGGCCCCTGCGGCTGCGCCTCGGTTTTCACGTCCTGGCCACGTTGCTGTCGGCGCTGGTGGTGGTGACCTTGCTGCGGGGCAGTTACCAGATGGTCTTGGACCGCTGGTCGGTGATGCTCACCATGATCCCGCTGCCTCAGGGCGTCCTCTACCTGGCGCTGCTGGTCAGCTCCGCTCTCATGCTGCTCTTCTTCGCGCACCAGCTCGCCGGGCAGTTGCTGTCGCTCGCCCGAGGAGGCAGGGCGCCGTGA
- a CDS encoding TRAP transporter substrate-binding protein produces the protein MNRNWITPFALVVSLLLLSGVWAGATEQSVRLSFATTMDDSGVDRAIREFFDERVRELSGGSIEIDFFMGGQLGGEREALEQMKLGELDMGYNVIQAELYYPEYNAVSIPFLFPDFASMQAFMSGSVGDEVARLARERGGIIPLGMHGYGARWTTSNRPFTTPEELRGLTIRMPEIRWWVDVWAEMGALPTPIAATEIVTALQTGVVEAQENFLTNIAGRQMWEYQRYLVKTEHIQFFQTWLVSERTWEDKLSEAQRQALAQAVEDTIAYVAEIVDEMNEGFVEETIANGMVLIEPDQEALRAAALPAVTRIIEEDLAPGVYDEVLEVIGQED, from the coding sequence ATGAACAGGAATTGGATAACACCCTTCGCGCTGGTCGTGTCTTTGCTTCTGCTATCGGGAGTTTGGGCCGGCGCGACGGAGCAGAGCGTCAGGCTGTCGTTCGCGACCACCATGGACGACTCGGGCGTGGACCGGGCGATCCGCGAATTTTTCGACGAGCGCGTCCGCGAGCTGAGCGGCGGCAGCATCGAGATCGACTTCTTCATGGGCGGGCAACTCGGCGGCGAGCGCGAAGCCCTCGAGCAGATGAAGCTCGGTGAGCTTGACATGGGCTACAACGTCATTCAGGCCGAGCTCTACTATCCCGAGTACAACGCCGTGAGCATTCCCTTCTTGTTCCCGGACTTCGCCTCGATGCAGGCGTTCATGAGCGGTTCCGTCGGGGACGAGGTGGCGAGACTGGCTCGAGAGCGCGGCGGCATCATCCCTCTGGGCATGCACGGTTACGGCGCCAGGTGGACGACGTCCAACCGGCCCTTCACCACCCCCGAGGAGTTGCGGGGCCTGACCATCCGCATGCCGGAGATCAGATGGTGGGTCGATGTGTGGGCCGAGATGGGGGCGCTGCCGACCCCGATTGCCGCGACGGAGATCGTCACCGCGCTGCAAACGGGGGTGGTCGAGGCGCAGGAGAACTTTCTTACCAATATCGCCGGCAGGCAGATGTGGGAGTACCAGCGCTACCTCGTCAAGACCGAGCACATCCAGTTCTTCCAGACCTGGCTGGTGTCCGAGCGGACCTGGGAGGACAAGCTGAGCGAAGCCCAGCGCCAAGCGCTCGCACAGGCCGTCGAAGACACCATCGCCTACGTAGCCGAGATCGTCGACGAGATGAACGAGGGCTTTGTCGAAGAGACCATTGCCAACGGCATGGTCCTCATTGAGCCTGACCAGGAAGCCCTGAGGGCCGCGGCGTTGCCGGCCGTAACGAGGATCATCGAGGAGGACTTGGCCCCCGGCGTCTACGACGAGGTTCTCGAGGTCATCGGGCAAGAGGACTGA
- a CDS encoding FdhF/YdeP family oxidoreductase, producing the protein MAKGEKNVISNDEGDRDKAASHYRFKRGLETAEQEVAEAPRRVGHAQPPETLTGLELSPPKTLAGGVPAVVSSLRHMYGEAGVLRGTRLLMTMNQKDGFDCTSCAWPDPDEERSIAEFCENGAKAIADEGTLKRATPEFFKAWPVTKLAEQSDHWLGKQGRITEPMLLREGQDHYEPVSWPEAFGLIAGELNALASPGEAAFYTSGRASNEAAFLYGLFVRQFGTNNLPDCSNMCHESSGVALTETIGIGKGTVKLEDFYHAQAIFIIGQNPGTNHPRMLTALERAKRNGATIVSVNPLPEAGLLSFKNPQDFKNPLRAPGTLLGSGTQLSDLFLPVRIGGDVAFLKGVMKELLEEEAQRPGEVFDHPFIGEKTEGLEAFLADLREESWERILGGSGLSREGIRQAAEVAMNSERIITCWAMGLTQHKNAVASIQEIVNLHLLRGSIGKRGAGLCPVRGHSNVQGDRTMGIWERPSQAFLDALAGEFAFEPPREHGFDTVETIKAMHEGRVKVFFALGGNFLSATPDTAYTAEALQNCRLTVQVSTKPNRSQLITGEQALILPCLGRTEEDLQASGPQFVSVENSMGVVHDSQGMLKPASEHLRSEPAIVAGLAKATLGARSTVDWDALIADYDRIREHIARVIPGFEDYNRKVRFPAGFYLPNGPREGRFPTDSGKAKFTAHPIPRHELAPGQLVMMTIRSHDQFNTTVYGLDDRYRGVKGERRVVFLNPEDMAAQGIAQGDTLDLVSHFEGEERLARCFVAVPYAIPRRCAATYFPEANVLVPIGSVAEGSNTPVSKSVIITLHPSQAGAPSGARAVSVAHRSHTRP; encoded by the coding sequence CGCCCGAGACCCTGACCGGCCTCGAGCTGAGCCCTCCCAAGACGCTGGCGGGCGGCGTCCCGGCGGTGGTGTCCTCCTTGCGGCACATGTACGGCGAGGCGGGGGTCCTGCGCGGCACCAGGCTGTTGATGACGATGAACCAGAAGGACGGCTTCGACTGCACCTCCTGCGCCTGGCCCGACCCCGACGAGGAGCGCTCGATCGCGGAGTTCTGCGAGAACGGCGCCAAGGCGATCGCCGACGAGGGCACCCTCAAGCGGGCGACACCCGAGTTTTTCAAGGCGTGGCCGGTGACGAAACTCGCCGAGCAGTCCGACCACTGGCTCGGCAAACAGGGGCGGATCACCGAGCCGATGCTGCTCCGCGAGGGCCAAGACCACTATGAGCCGGTGAGCTGGCCGGAGGCCTTTGGGCTCATCGCGGGCGAGCTGAACGCCCTGGCGTCACCCGGCGAGGCCGCCTTCTACACCTCGGGCCGCGCCAGCAACGAGGCCGCCTTTCTCTACGGGCTCTTCGTTCGGCAGTTCGGGACCAACAACCTGCCCGACTGCTCGAACATGTGCCACGAGTCGAGCGGCGTCGCCCTCACGGAGACGATCGGCATCGGTAAGGGAACGGTCAAGCTCGAGGACTTCTACCACGCCCAGGCGATCTTCATCATCGGCCAGAACCCCGGCACCAACCACCCGCGGATGTTGACCGCGCTGGAGCGCGCCAAGCGCAACGGCGCCACCATCGTGAGCGTCAACCCGCTGCCGGAGGCCGGCCTGCTGAGCTTCAAGAACCCCCAGGACTTCAAGAACCCGCTGCGGGCGCCGGGCACGCTGCTAGGCTCGGGCACCCAGCTCTCCGACCTCTTCCTGCCGGTGCGGATAGGCGGCGACGTGGCCTTTTTGAAGGGGGTCATGAAGGAGCTGCTCGAGGAGGAAGCGCAGCGGCCGGGCGAGGTCTTCGACCACCCCTTCATCGGCGAGAAGACCGAGGGCCTTGAAGCCTTTTTGGCCGATCTGCGCGAGGAGAGTTGGGAGCGGATTCTGGGGGGAAGCGGCCTCTCGCGTGAGGGGATACGCCAGGCGGCGGAGGTCGCCATGAACAGTGAACGAATCATCACCTGCTGGGCGATGGGCCTCACCCAGCACAAGAACGCCGTCGCCAGCATCCAGGAGATCGTCAACCTCCACCTCCTGCGCGGCAGCATCGGCAAGAGGGGCGCGGGTCTTTGCCCGGTCCGCGGGCACAGCAACGTGCAGGGCGACCGCACCATGGGCATCTGGGAGCGGCCCAGCCAGGCCTTCCTCGACGCGCTGGCCGGCGAATTCGCCTTCGAGCCCCCGCGCGAGCACGGCTTCGATACGGTGGAGACCATCAAGGCGATGCACGAGGGGCGGGTCAAGGTCTTTTTCGCCCTGGGCGGCAACTTCCTCTCGGCCACCCCCGACACCGCCTACACCGCCGAGGCGCTCCAGAACTGCCGCCTCACCGTGCAGGTCTCGACCAAGCCCAACCGCTCGCAGCTCATCACCGGCGAGCAGGCCCTGATCCTGCCCTGCCTGGGCCGCACCGAAGAGGACCTGCAGGCTAGCGGCCCGCAGTTCGTGAGCGTCGAGAACTCGATGGGCGTCGTGCACGACTCGCAGGGGATGCTGAAGCCCGCTTCAGAGCACCTCAGGAGCGAGCCGGCCATCGTCGCCGGCCTGGCTAAGGCCACCCTCGGCGCGCGCTCGACGGTCGACTGGGACGCGCTCATAGCCGATTACGACCGCATCCGTGAGCACATCGCCCGGGTGATCCCCGGCTTCGAGGACTACAACCGCAAGGTGCGCTTTCCCGCCGGCTTCTATCTCCCCAACGGCCCCCGCGAGGGGCGCTTCCCCACCGACAGCGGCAAGGCGAAGTTCACCGCGCATCCCATCCCCAGGCACGAGCTGGCGCCCGGCCAGTTGGTCATGATGACCATCCGCTCCCATGACCAGTTCAACACCACCGTCTACGGCTTGGACGACCGCTACCGCGGGGTCAAGGGCGAGCGGCGGGTGGTCTTTTTGAATCCGGAGGATATGGCGGCGCAGGGGATCGCGCAGGGGGACACCCTCGATCTGGTGAGCCACTTCGAGGGTGAGGAACGCCTGGCCAGGTGTTTTGTCGCCGTGCCCTACGCGATTCCCCGCCGCTGCGCCGCCACCTACTTTCCGGAGGCCAACGTCTTGGTGCCGATCGGCAGCGTGGCCGAGGGCAGCAACACGCCGGTCTCGAAGTCTGTAATCATCACGCTTCACCCGTCGCAGGCGGGGGCTCCGAGCGGGGCTCGAGCGGTCTCAGTCGCTCATCGGAGCCACACTCGACCTTGA